Below is a genomic region from Aricia agestis chromosome 16, ilAriAges1.1, whole genome shotgun sequence.
TGTTATCGGTGAGCAGAAAATATATCGTATAACTTAATTATGTAGTTACTACAGTTTTCATAGAAATGGTTCAAGTGTCACATAAACATAGTTACATAACACACGTAtacgcataataatataatatggacatTACGTGTGCAGTGAGCGTAGTGTAGGGGTTCTCCAGTCCTCCGGGGATCTGGTGCTGTTTGACGATGGACTCCACTTGGTGGACGAGATTGACTATGGCCTGGTATTCCTTGTCGGCCTCGCCCAGCGTGGCCTTGAAGCGGGCGTGGGCGTCCATGAGGCCGGAGATCTCCTCGATGGTGTGGACGATGAACATGTCCACTAAGTCCTCGCGGGTGCCGTCCAGCCTGGGGAAGAAATAGTGTATTTAGTTTACTTTCAAATTGGGGAATACTAAGGTGTATATCTATGGATGTTACTAATTGGAAACATTATTGGAAATAGCTATagctgattagtgattaccgTATAATCATTTCATGTTAATTGTCAGTAGGTACAATTTTAAAAAGGTATAAATTAGGTATCTCAAGAAAATTCTTTACTTGAATGTTATGAAATACTTAATCGGTTTTAAAAAAACTCAAACTTCAAGAGTAAAGAAAACTAAAAATGAATAACTACAAAAgtttggtccttcgagccagATTGTATATCTAAAGGCCATATTAAAGTCATATATAGTCAAGTTGTTAATGCAATACCGAGGCATCTAAGCTTATATCTAGACTTTATATTCTAGAGCCTCTAgagatactaaaaactaaccaGTTGTTGAATGGCGCGGCGCGTTTCGCGAACTCGAGGTGCAGCAGATCTATCTGCTCCAACACGCGCTCCGCGTCGTCGAGTGCGGCGCGGCGTCGCTGCGTCAGCGCGCCCAGGCGATCCCACTGCGCGCAAATGCGCTGGCAGCGAGCGTTCACTGCACCCACCTCGTGGTATTCCAACGTGCTGGAATGGGtaaaaaggttttaaatacTGGCAAGGtgtaagccggcccctagacgatcaattgtattgtgcaatatcacgcttcaattttattgaacagtttattagaCGATTAGactgaaggcgcgcgatgttcaatatcaaccctagacggtcaacaATAATACGCAAcacgtgatattgcgcaataaaattgctcgtgcGGTGCTGCGCCAGCGCGCCCAGGCGGTCCCACTGCGCGCAGATGCGCTGGCAGCAAGCGTTCACGGCGCCAACCTCGAGATATTCCAACGTGCTGGAGTGGATAAGAAGGTTTTATTAATGCTGTCAAACTAGCTAGTGATCATTGCAATCACGCCCAGTCAATTGCTGTTATTTCATACTATTAGTTTCTTCAAAACTGTAAATTCTCCACAGAAGAAATCCCAAAGTAAAAGTTTAGGATTGAGGATTTCTTTAATCAAAAATGTGAAGCACCAAAGTACTAGTGTTTTCTTTGGTTGCGCATATTTCTTGTGGCGGTAATCGTCAGGCAATTTGTTTTCTGGTTTCATAAATATTCTGGTTTAATAAACTGATGATGACTAACTTGAGCTCCTGCGCGATGGCGGCGATCTGCTCTACGCGGTCCTGGTGCGCGGCGAGGTCGGACTCGAACGCCTCGTGCTTCTTCTTCAGCGCCTTGATGTCGTTTAACTTGCACTGGCGGAAGTCCTGCGACTGGAGCATCTCCTCCTTGCCTGGAATTAGATAGGAGGCATTCATTTATTCACAGGAATTATATATTTAGAGAATACTATGATAAGAgttgctattttttttgttcttaaGGCAGGTTATACTCgtagtagccctgatgtcactgcgatccttgaggatctattgtgactactctaatgcgaaggtcATTAGAGGACCGTCCccaatccccaacccaatgctgctcataaattgagcGATGTGGTCGGGGTTGATGCCAcgaatttgtttaatatttacagTCTCCTACCCAAACCATACTAGAAGATTTCAGTTCAGGCTCCATACaagtttgtaaaaataatacttagtaTAGATTTGTAGAGCAAGTTATCAGTCTTGCCCTTCACCAAAATAtgtgaaaaagtaacaaacatcctcACAATATTTAACGTATTGTTAGCATTACCTCTAGTCCAGTCCTCGTGGATGTCAGCCTTGTGCTTGAACTTCTGGGCGAGGTACTCCAGGCGCTCGAGGCGCATCATCTCGCTCAGTAGCCACTCTTCGAAGGCCTTCTCAGCCACTTCTAGACCCTTCCACGCCTGAGCGATGTCCTGTAAAAAAAGTAGTTAGTAAAACGTTTTGTCTGAATTACAAGCAGTTTTAATTTCAGGCATCGTAAGGTTTTCGTCTTCACCAAGTCACcaactatttaaataataaatatggatTCGTAATTTTTGCTTCTATTAGCTTAAAGCTTTGGCGTAATCATGATCCATCGAAAATGACTTTTAAGGTTTATTGCCAAACAGCtgcattaaattataatttggaGCTTGCAATCTATATCTTTTCTATAGCTAAAAGCTGCAACACACAATTAGATACTTACAGACACCATCTTGCCTTCTGTGGGCATGTACGCGGGGCGGTTGCTCAGGCGCAGTTTGGTCTGCAGCGTGTTGAAGTTGGTCTCCAACTTGGCCTTCTGTTCCACACGTGGTGGCTTATGTTTACGCCTGAAAGAATTGAATTAGTCTATACTATATTTACCAATTCGATGCAcagattgttttttaattttcataagaTTTATTACCACTTTATTACCATCGGTCTTAGCTCCACAGAAAATACCTTCAGTTTCTAAATAATTGAAGAAAGTATTGgtgtaagtaattataatttcaaatttgaGTCGACTGACTCTGGACAAAAGGCTATAAAGGTTTTCAGCAGGGTGATTCACGATTCCCGTTCgacacggattcggaaactttaccgtgcggtTATTGGCCAATTTTTTGGTTATTGGCTGGTTTATTGGATGTCGCCCGATGAAGTTTCTGAATCCGAGTCGTCGAATTTGGCATTGTGAATCAGGGCCCGGAGGCATTACCTGTAAGTACGGTAGTCTTCCAGTTTCTTCTGGCAGCCGGCGAGCGAGTTGTCGGTCTGGCGGCTGTTCAGCCAGGGCATGGTACGCCTGATCCAGTCCAGTaactgaaattaaaaagttaaaattagaattaaaaaaaagaatcatacCTTTTTTGCACTTTAACAGAATTTGATAATGACAAGTAATTTGAATCCGTAAGTTGCCGTAAGTAAATATCAGTTACTTACATCGCTGGCAAGACGCTCGTACTCTTCCATAAGGCGTTCGTTCTCTTGGTTGACCTTGAGAACTTTGCAGATGCGGTTGGCGGCCGTCTCAGCCTGTTCAGATAAAAATGCATTACTTAACATAATAGTCAAATATATCGAATCCAAAGTTACGTGTGATGTGGCACAAAActtggttattacttattacagaCACTGATAAGACGGTAAACCTTTTtggagttaaaaaaatattaatgtacatACTTAAATAGTCTTCAATTCAAGTAATAGTATTTGGGTTGTTTTTCCAAATTTTATAGTTGGAAGAAACCTATTAAGCGCTTATTTATATTGGCAATAGCACCATATTATATCAATGATAATTTCAAATATCAATGATATAATACGCAGCTTTAAGTAATTTTGGCATACAAACCTTTTGCGCTCCAGAGAAGCAATGGTAGTAAGAGGAGACGTAGGTCATAACAGCCCTCTCGTCAGGCAGCGCTGTGTTCTGCAGATCTAGCGTTCACGCAAGCAACACAGAGTTAGTACATGCCACAAATGTTTGGATGTTtgtaaattcatcatcatcagacacCCTTAAATGGGGAATAAAAAGGATTAATTAGGTAATGCGTTCCAAGCTGCAATATCCGTTGATAGTCCAGGTTGGAACTTAAAACAAACATCCTtcaatcattaatcattatagagATAAAAACATTGTTAATAACACTAAAGCTTAAAACTGTTACAATATAGAGTGGGGTAACAAAAATAACTCAGTTATATTTTAATCCTATTAGGTCATAAAATACAACAGGAAAAAGTCAGTTCAGCGGCCGAGGGCAAACAAGGAAATACCGATGAATTCATTCAATTAATTAGAATAAgctaaagaaaatgttttgaaataataattagacaatatttccacgccaatgaggcagaaattttgataccatacataaatattaagaaccattgttaaacaaatttcctggaaataaatactattctattctattcaaaCAAAACTGTAAGCTACAATTATTGGATTCAATCGTTTTTCATCAGAATTTTATTGCTCTTTTCAAAAACTGATTTGGGGAGAGCTAGGGTCCTGCAAGCCAATTGTTAGCGGAAAGCGAAGCAACGATGGGCTCATAACAGCTGGCCTCGCTCTCCCCTAGGGTCATGCTATCAGTGACACACAAAGGCCTGGCGTTAGGGTCGTCCATACGGAGCGGTATATACCTGTTGCGCGCCTTGGAACGCGTGGTAGTAACATGACACATAGGTCATTATCGCACGTTCGTCCGGCTTTGGTGTGTTTATAAGGTCTGCAATGTTATTTTATGTTGTAATTCCATTCTTGTGTAACGAAACCTTTAAATTCTTTTAGCTGTACGAGTGAAATAGATACAGCTAGGTCCTTTAAAGTGGATTcaagaataaatattatacctcTCTGAATTTATCAACTTTTGCTTTTATTTTAGCTACGGATAGTTTGATTACTGGGAATGGCTTATTAAATACAGTCCTTTCTTTACCCATCTACAATGGATCACTTTTAATCATCAGAAAGTTTCTTTAATTCCTAATTTTTATCCCAAATTACGAATGCATAATTCCTACTTATAATTAGTTTGTTTCACAGACTTTTAAGAGATTATTACCATCAGGGTCCAACATGCGGGGGATGTCCAGATACTTCTCGGCCACGTCGAAGGCTGTGTTCAGGTTCTCCAATGGGTTGTCCTTAGACAGTTTGCTGTAGTCGATCAGGTCAGGCCTGTGCCTGTGGATGAGGGCACAGAAGGCCAGACCATCCTTGAAGGACAGATGGAAGTTCTGGACGTTCACGTTCTTGTATGGCGCGGTCTTGCGTTGGCACCAGAGGAGAAGACCTTCCTGTAAAAGATAAACAGTTTTGATGAATTAgtgttaagtacctaatttataaatagttaagGTTAGTTTTGGGTAACTGGATTGTTAAACTATAgtttacgtagtaactatttagttaTTTGTGCTATAGTTAACTTGGGGAGGAAgttaattttacaatttatattgCTTTCTGCTATACTTAGCGTAGCCAAAATGGAAATGAGGAAGAATAAAAATACtgattttaaactttgtctattcttttaTAGAGAGAAGGTATTTCTAAGGTGGACATACTAAACAGGTTAACTTTTTTGATATAACACCTTGCTTTATCTATTTTGAGGTAGGCACGTAGGACGTAGTTTTAagcaaataaaatgattttgattcgatttgattttaatttaagttattaaaaCTTACACTATATTTTTCGCCTATTAATTAAGATTTATATGAGGTGCGGCTAACACCTCTACAAGTTACTGTTTTAATATGACCTAGATTCCTACAAAACTAGTgccttatttttaaatgaaactaCTGTAATcatagttattaaaatataacagttGTCTGTTCATCACCAGTAGTAATAACGACCATAAACAAACCGCTGTAATTTATCCGCAAGCGTCGACATACACTTCGAAGGAAGTCGCAATATCATTAAAAATTGGTATCAACTATCGTCGCGCGTACTAAGACTTTACTTTACATAAAAATGCTATCGTTAAccataatactattttgttttttttttacctacaACTTTTTTCATCCCTCATCATACGTTGCGCGTAACAGAACCAAGGTTTAAATATAGGGGTTAAAGATGGAATAATTTATAACAGATTTAtattaatgaaactttttaatcgggacttaacgcgacttatttaagtagtaatgctactacgagtacatactttttctcgacgtttcggccgtgcaacgtttgcaacggccgtggtcacgaggggactccacggccgttgcaacacggccgaaacgtcgagaaaaagtatgtactcgtagtagcattactacttaaataagtcgcgttaagtcccgattaaaaagtttcattataatgcaacgcgaaagtttaaaatgttagatttatattatttactgaaTATGACTTCTACAGTATCTGGTAC
It encodes:
- the LOC121734927 gene encoding alpha-actinin, sarcomeric isoform X1, translating into MMMDNGVMNNYDGVYGDGYMEQEEEWEREGLLDPAWEKQQKKTFTAWCNSHLRKAGTGIENIDEDFRNGLKLMLLLEVISGETLPKPDRGKMRFHKIANVNKALDFIASKGVKLVSIGAEEIVDGNLKMTLGMIWTIILRFAIQDISVEEMTAKEGLLLWCQRKTAPYKNVNVQNFHLSFKDGLAFCALIHRHRPDLIDYSKLSKDNPLENLNTAFDVAEKYLDIPRMLDPDDLINTPKPDERAIMTYVSCYYHAFQGAQQAETAANRICKVLKVNQENERLMEEYERLASDLLDWIRRTMPWLNSRQTDNSLAGCQKKLEDYRTYRRKHKPPRVEQKAKLETNFNTLQTKLRLSNRPAYMPTEGKMVSDIAQAWKGLEVAEKAFEEWLLSEMMRLERLEYLAQKFKHKADIHEDWTRGKEEMLQSQDFRQCKLNDIKALKKKHEAFESDLAAHQDRVEQIAAIAQELNTLEYHEVGAVNARCQRICAQWDRLGALTQRRRAALDDAERVLEQIDLLHLEFAKRAAPFNNWLDGTREDLVDMFIVHTIEEISGLMDAHARFKATLGEADKEYQAIVNLVHQVESIVKQHQIPGGLENPYTTLTAHELNRKWGDVRALVPQRDGTLAAELRKQQNNESLRRQFAEKANAVGPWIERQMDAVTAIGMGLQGSLEDQLHRLKEYEAGVYAYKPHIEELERIHQAVQEGMIFENRYSQYTMETLRVGWEQLLTSINRTINEVENQILTRDSKGITHEQLTEFRSSFNHFDKNRTGRLAPEELKSCLVSLGYSIGKDRQGELDFQRILAVVDPNNTGYVSFDAFLDFMTRESTDTDTAEQVIDSFRILAGDKPYITAEELRRELPPDQAEYCVARMPPYRGPNAPPHALDYMAFSTALYGETDL
- the LOC121734927 gene encoding alpha-actinin, sarcomeric isoform X2 produces the protein MMMDNGVMNNYDGVYGDGYMEQEEEWEREGLLDPAWEKQQKKTFTAWCNSHLRKAGTGIENIDEDFRNGLKLMLLLEVISGETLPKPDRGKMRFHKIANVNKALDFIASKGVKLVSIGAEEIVDGNLKMTLGMIWTIILRFAIQDISVEEMTAKEGLLLWCQRKTAPYKNVNVQNFHLSFKDGLAFCALIHRHRPDLIDYSKLSKDNPLENLNTAFDVAEKYLDIPRMLDPDDLQNTALPDERAVMTYVSSYYHCFSGAQKAETAANRICKVLKVNQENERLMEEYERLASDLLDWIRRTMPWLNSRQTDNSLAGCQKKLEDYRTYRRKHKPPRVEQKAKLETNFNTLQTKLRLSNRPAYMPTEGKMVSDIAQAWKGLEVAEKAFEEWLLSEMMRLERLEYLAQKFKHKADIHEDWTRGKEEMLQSQDFRQCKLNDIKALKKKHEAFESDLAAHQDRVEQIAAIAQELNTLEYHEVGAVNARCQRICAQWDRLGALTQRRRAALDDAERVLEQIDLLHLEFAKRAAPFNNWLDGTREDLVDMFIVHTIEEISGLMDAHARFKATLGEADKEYQAIVNLVHQVESIVKQHQIPGGLENPYTTLTAHELNRKWGDVRALVPQRDGTLAAELRKQQNNESLRRQFAEKANAVGPWIERQMDAVTAIGMGLQGSLEDQLHRLKEYEAGVYAYKPHIEELERIHQAVQEGMIFENRYSQYTMETLRVGWEQLLTSINRTINEVENQILTRDSKGITHEQLTEFRSSFNHFDKNRTGRLAPEELKSCLVSLGYSIGKDRQGELDFQRILAVVDPNNTGYVSFDAFLDFMTRESTDTDTAEQVIDSFRILAGDKPYITAEELRRELPPDQAEYCVARMPPYRGPNAPPHALDYMAFSTALYGETDL